The DNA segment TTATACTGTATTAGAATAAATATACTCAAATAAACTCGATGCGCCCCCTGCTGGCCAACCAGGACTTACTGTCGCTTACAGCTTCAacttccgtgtgtgtgtgtgtgtgtgtgtgtgtgtgtgtgtgtgtgtgtgtgtgtgtgtgtgtgtgtttatatctgcGTCACAGCAGAATCCTGTCGCTGGCCGAGAAGAgaagacagaagagagagactCGGTGTGGATTTTCTCCTGCTTGATCTTTCCGTAATAAATCCTCCGTCATGGTCAAGGTGACGTTTAATTCCGCTCTCGCACAGAAGGAGGTGAAGAAGGACAGCGAGACTCTCATTCCTGATGACAAGGTAACCATCTgccaacacaacacactgtattcTCTACAGCAaaaaccagacagacagacagacagacagagagagagagagagagagagagagagagagagatcggaCCTCAGGATGTGTTAGTGTCTGATCTCACTCTCACTTTAATCACcggatgatgaagaggaggataAAAAGCTTTGAGTTTAGTGCTGGACTTTGATCTCGCCGCGGGTCTCTGTAACATTATTTCCGTGTTTGTGCCCTTGTGTAGGGAGAAAGATTGATTCAGgatgttcattttatttataatttttttaaacagataaaatgcctacaaaaaagataaaatggTACTAACTGGTCCCGGTTCTTGTAGATgtggttccttttttttcatgaacatGACACGGTTCCACCCCAGCAACAGGGAAATGCGCACTAATACCATTGTGTTTCTGCACAATACAGAACTGGATTTCTGTCTGGACAATCGTTTTATCTTTAAGATTTAAATATGAAGCCTTTTTTAGTCCTGTGGAACTGCTTCAGAAACCTGAGAACCCTAAATTAACCAAAGAACCCTTAAGGAACCTTTGAAGTGTGAACAtcaatacaatataaattaatattaattaaaccATGTTGTAGGTACGATCTTGATGTTTTAGTATATAAAAGTCCTTTCTTGAGTTCTTTACTAAAAAGAGATCCGTTTTCTGGTTCGACTTTAAACCTGAACGCTTTGATGTGAGAATTTAAATCAaactttttacaatttaaattcaATCTTAGAAACTAATCAACTTAAAACACCatctaaaaaataatcacatttaaaatcatctcaatttataacatttattacattacatttatcacacacacacgcacacacacacacacacacacacacacacagattgttgAAAAAGGCCTAACGTCTGATTTGACTTTTCTTTTATctgtgtgttaatgtttaacagcAGGGAGTCTTCAGATTGAGTTTCAGTATGAAACAGTGGAACTGCATGTGTTTCCAGGGCGTAGATTACGGACATGTCCCGCACTTTTATAAAAGTTAATTCGTCCCCTCACTTTTTAGTGGAGGAAAAAACAGGTAAAACTACATTTCGTCCCCCCCACTTTTAAAATGATGGCTACGCCCCTGTGTGTTTctatccatgtgtgtgtgtgtgtgtgtgtgtgtgtgtgtgtgtgtgtgtgtgtgtgggtctttATGTAAAAACCGATAGTTGTATTTAGGGCTAAGTGAACTCCTACGATTAGCTCCTAAAACGgccatattgtttttttgttttcacacacacacacacacacacacacacacacacacacacacacacacacacacatgtcccgcacttttataaaagttaattcgtcccctcacttttttagtggagggaaaaaaaacaggtaaaacTACACATTTCGTCCCCCCCACTTTTAAAATGATGGCTACGCCCCTGTGTGTTTctatccatgtgtgtgtgtgtgtgtgtgtgtgtgtgtgtgtgtgtgtgtgtgtgtgtgtgagtctttaTGTAAAACATAGTTGTATTTAGGGCTAAGTGAACTCCTACGATTAGCTCCTAAAACggccatattgttttttttttgttttcacacacacacacacacacacacacacacacacacacacacacacacacacacacacacacacacacacagcagtttcaGTTACTCTTAAGGCCTGACTTGTCTCAAACATACCGGACACCTTTGAAATGCAAAACCTGTCAGGGCAAGTTTTTGCATgggtctctttctctctctctctctctctctctctctccccacctccttctctctctccctctttctttttctctctctttctattctcTCACTCCTCATGTGGGCTGCTGTCCATTTTATAGTTTATCTTAAATGTGCTTTGACAGGACGGCCTGGCAAACGTTCACTTcctgtaatgtaataataataataataataataataataataataattattattattattattattattattattattattataatagtaatattgtacacataacataataataataaatgaacaataaaaatgtcCCCCTTAAATTAGAGGAAAAGTGAGAACTTTAcatggttgtttgtttgtttactgaaAACAATGTATGATTGCTGtttctgtaattaaatattataatattgaatGTTATTGATAATATTTGAGAGCTGAAATgtatatgaagtgtgtgtgagtgtgtgtgtgtgtgtgtatgtgttacacAGGTGTGTTTAAGGTTGAAGTTGGATTGCAGGAGGTTATTGATGTTTAAagtttaatgtttatataataaataaaacactgttttgtGCTGTTCAGAATGTGAATCCACATCACGGTGCTGTGAAGTAGTTTATTCTCCTTCTGCCCAAATCTTGATACAGTTACAGTAATGTTACAGTTATTAGTTGTtcgagttgagttgagttgagttgagttgagttgagttgagttgagttgagttgtgtTGTGAGATTTCCGAGATAAAAGTTAGTTTCGGTTCTTGTATGCAGCTGTTTTCACTCGTGGCTTTCAGCAACTtccgtttttctttcttttgaagtaataataataataataagcagaaGAAGCTTTAGGATTTTGCTGCTTTCTGTGTACAGTAATAAAGTCTGCACTTGAATGCATCACTTGTTTACTTATAGTTTTCGTAtctaagttttatttttatagtcaACAtcgtcacaaagcagcttcacactaacacattatttattttaaatacattaattttttaattttccatCAACACATCTTTAGTGATGTAATGATTCTGACCCTGACCTGctgtttaattcagtttaattatGATGTTCTGTTGGTCTGAATGGTTCCATGTGGACTACAAGTATATAAATCTCCCAACGGCTCAGTTTCACCCGAGACTCACTCCAGGAATCTGTTCAtattcatttttctctttttacacTCATTCCCATGTTTACACTTGAATTTACTGCGGTATCAATAATCTTTACACCCCGCATCCCATTCATTTAAATCATTCTGGTTTTTCCACTTACACATACTAACGCTCTGTTCTGCTCTAATATGTGGAAAATACTCCTGGTTGGATAAATTAATAGATTTCTCTGTCTGTAGGATGTGTTTTGTACTCGTCCTATCATCATTCTAATGACCTAGAAGAgtctcgggagtttttcctggctGCTCTCAACACATCGTTAAAAATCCAAATCATTGCCATTTACTGTTTACACTGAATTAATCCTTATTCCTTCACTATTTCCTTTTCTGTCTTCATAAAACAGATCGTTCGCTTAATTAAAGTTTAATCGAGCAACATATTCATATGAACCTGAAAAACTGCATTATCTACATTACAGTGGAGAGAGTTAGTGTCTTGAATAGAGTGGAATAAAACCATGATATTTTTATTCTGAGGAAAAGAAGGAGACAGTGTCTATGTctcctataaactttttttggaaGATGTGACTATTAAAGTGCTCTCAGACACCTGAGGCCGTTGATGGAATGAACGATTGGGTTGGGTTTGGTAATCATTCCCGTGTACGGGCACGTTGAGCGAGCGGATTATTGTAAAACGATGAGGAATTCTTCGTGCGTTACAGATTCGAGGCTGTAATGCAGATTCCACATTCACACATAATTGCTGATTGTTTTAATCGGATTTGTTTGTATGCGGGTGTCACCCTGTTCTGAAGAACAAAGCTTCCATTTTCAGCCTCCGCTCATGGACCAGGAGCAGACAGACACTCAGACACGCCGTTATATAAAACCCTGGAATGTTTTCATTCCACATACGTctttgtgataaaagaacaGATTCATTTCACAGTGACTTTTAGGTTGTAGTGATTTTTACACAGCCAGACCTGACCTacacaaacgtgtgtgtgtgtgtgtgtgtgtgtgtgtgtgtgtgtgtgtgtgtgtgtgtttgtctctagGACCCTGAGGCGGCTCAGGTTGTCAGCCAGCCGTCGAGGGCGTGGTGCTGGTGCTTCTACCTGGGACTGGCCCTCATGTTGTCTGGGGTGattgtgggcggagcttaccTGTACAGGTACTACGTGTTGGAGGTGAGGACACATCATGAGACTTTTCTACTGTGTGTTAAATATTCTCAGACAAGAAAAACAccacatttgtaaataaatgaaagaaagaaggaaccAGGTTAAAACAGCATCTCTCCTCTATACagttacaataataaaatgctcGACTTTTTCTCATTTGATGATACAATCATGAAAACGCTTTAGGCTGttgtaggaaaataaaaaaggccCCAAAGCACAGGTGAGCAGGATTTACCTGAAAATCAGCTTTATAGTCACTAATAAAAAGATCCATCTGTCCTACAGAGCTACTAGAAGATCCTGACACTGAAATAACAACAgaagaaaattgttttgttttgcattcgGTTCCAATCTGACTAAAAACTGAACTGTTGATGACATTTGTTTAACAGGTCATTTAAATTGTGGATTAGTTTTCAGCAGCTCATTTACCCCCAAGTCCAAACAAACACCAGCAGGTTATTAACATATTAAACCAAACCTGGTGTATAAAAGGTTAAAGACCTCAGATCTAAATGTTTCTAGCACACAGAATAACCGTGAAAGGGTGGATCTCCTGTGACGTGTGACAGAGAGAGCAGACAGAACTGCAGCATTAAGTGACACAAACCACACGTAAAGAAACAGAACtggtgagaaaagaaaagagtgcagcaCATGACAACAAGATTCGTAAACAATCGATTGGATCAATAAGAATAACTCACAAAGTGAATGAATTACATCATATTTAAAGTATAATAAACCGTTTTTTTGTAGCAtttacagaaggagtctccagttttagagTTTTGTATCATTTTTCCACCATGAGATCGTCTTCAGAGCGTAGGAATTTATTCTTTGGTGTAACATCAAgcaagaaataaatgcattgcAGTTGTGAGAGTGAAAACAATAACATGGGAACATCTGCATAATCTATAAATATGATCTAAAAAGTATGATGTCATTATTAAGTTATTTAGTTGTAGGAGAAATGGAACAAGTAAGTGTGCTGCTACAGGAAAAGAAATAGAACAACAGCTTATCTTATGTGTGTTCATGAACCTGATTCAGACCTGCTTTAAAGTTctgatgaaagtgtgtgtttgtgtgtgtgtgtgtgtgtgtgtgtaggaagggcaggtgtttgtgtgtggcgTGAAGTACCGTGAGGAGAACTACAGGATCCAGGAGGAGAATGATGACATGGAGGAACCTGCAGTGGGTTTGCGTAGGATTGACGAGATCGTGCAAGTGCTGGAGGACGAGGAGGTGGAGCTCATCAACATCCCGGTTCCCAAATTCAGCGACAGCGACCCGGCCGTCATCGTGCATGATTTCAAACGGGTaaggagcacacacacacacacacacacacacacacacacacacacagaacacaagacaaccttttctctctctatcattttcctaattatattaaataatgttaTGATATAAAATAGcatataacgtgtgtgtgtgtgtgtgtgtgtgtgtgtgtgtgtgtgtgtgcgtgatcCTCAGAGGCTGACAGCTTATTTGGATCTGAGTTTGGATAAATGCTATGTGATTCCTCTGAACACGTCCGTGGTGATGCCTCCTCATGACCTGGTAGATCTTCTGGCCAAGCTGAAGGTGAGAGAATCATCactgtttattcttttatacaGGGTGAATACACTTCTTGAAAGTACTTGAATTTCAGACACATGAATATAGGCCCTTGAAAGTGCTTGTATTaaatcaaaaatacattttgtttagacGAATGGTACCATTTAAAAATTTGTCCTGTATAATACCACACTATATATAACGTACTAAATCTGTTCTCATAATATCTTTAATACATTAAAGTCACactaagcattttatttataacttttcTACAGGAGGAATACGTGTGTATCAGCGTacatgatattatatatatatatatttagtattttaaaccttttttgcacattttgcaCTTGTTATTTGAATATTTCCAGTAAGAAATGATTACAAAGGATTTAATTAAACATGACCACTCAAAAGAGTCTACATTTATAAAACCTACACATCTTTAACCTCATTATTACTTTTACAATTTTGTACATAAATGTTAAGTGTAAGTGAAATGTTAAGTACtgtaaaaagtctttaatgACGCTGGGATTCTGGGATGTGAATTTGATAGCTGCTTGATATTACATAAATAGTGCTTAAAAAAAGTCCTTGAAAGTCCTTGAATCTGGTGTCCTTGAAAGCGTGGGAACCCTGTTTACATTccgtcttgtgtgtgtgtgtgggtgtgggtgtgtgtgggggtgtgtgtgggtgtgtgtgcacgcaaACTGCTAACACACTCTCAAATGGATTTCCTTCTCTGTCATAACAAATCTACagtttgaggtaaaaaaaaaaagtacaaaagatcCGGGTGACTCGGGTTCCTGCAGTGTGAATTTAACTTTCAGACTGAATATCGAGTGTAAACTAATGTACAAGCACAGGGCAGGTACTGAATTGATTccaatatatttacattataatcttatatttaacacgtgtgtgtgtgtgtgtgtgtgtgtgtgtgtgtgtgtgtgtgtgtgtgtgtgtgtgtgtttccaggcTGGAACCTACCTGCCTCAGACTTATCTGTTGCATGAGCAGATGATTGTGACCGAGAAGATGGATGATATCAAACCTCTGGGTTCCTACATCTATAAAGTGTGCCGAAACAAAGACACATACAAACTGCAGCGCCGAGACACCATACTGGgtacaaacacgcacacacacacacacacacacacacacacacacacacacacacacaggtccatTTTGATCTTCTCATCCTGAACCCACTCCTAGACTTATCCTAAAACGTTCTTCATCTTCTGCCTGAGACCTGCAGGTTCTAACGTTAGAACCCCTCTGTATTGACTCGAGACTTAGAGCTGACGAATGACGCTGCCACCACCGTGTTTCACTGAGTGAACAGTGTAACATAAATGTGTTAATAGATGGAattttttaatagtaaaattttttttcatagcAACAAGATATTTTACTTATAGGAAGATGCATTATACAGCattaaagaaaaactccctttttttactttaaagccCAAAACACCTCTGTAAGCAGAGCAGGTTAGATGTGTGTAAGTGATACACACCCACGGTATCAGGGTTTGAGATCTTCCAGTGCAGAAGCAGTGAATTTGTGTCACTTTTAATAAACCCCTGATAGGCAGATGATAGATTCTATTGTGGTTTATATAATCAGACAAAcgtatttaaatatcttttcttggcaaatacacacacacacacacctactgtaaCATCCTGTTTCTGTGTCTGAATTTTAGGTCTGCAGAAACGTGAAGCTCTGAACTGTCGCAAGATCCGGCATTTTGAGAACCACTTCGCCATGGAGACTATGATCTGTGAGCTGTGATGAGaaacagaaaggaaagaagttgagagagagaaagagaaagattttttggtttctttcagTTTTGTCACTTTTCCTTTTGCACATAAAATCATATTGTGGGTCATTTAATGAGTGCTTCAGTTTCCATTCTGCTTTACATCTCTAAAAGTCTTATTAAAGGGTAGTGTtatataacgtgtgtgtgtgtgtgtgtgtgtgtgtgtgtgtgtgcgtgtgtgcgcgtgtgtgcgtgtgtgtgtgtgtgtgtgtgtgcgtgtgtgtgtgtgagagagagagagaatgcatgTTTAGgatgatcatttttatatagtttattttctatttctattgaTTTTGTTCACTTGGTGTTTGGATGATCAGTAAAACATTTATCTCCTATTTTAGATACAAATTAGAGAGAAAAATACTCAGCATTTCACACATCTATTTTCACATCCATTAAACTCTAGACTGAATGTATATTTCTATTTTGCAGAATGAACTAAGGATATTGTGGCTtgaaagtaaaaacagaaagtGGTATTTTTTCAGAATAATCTATCAGGAGCAAGATATAAACGTCTACATTCCTCACACCCTAATAATCTAACCTTCataatcagaaaacaaacatgaaacCGTGTAGATGAAATTAACATGATAACATTTAATGCTAATTTATATATTAGCTGTTctgtacaaatacaaataataataaagtcttAAAACTGTCTAcatgctgtgttttgttttgtcccTTTGCTCTTGACTcttcacttgtgtgtgtgtgtgtgtgtgtgtgtgtgtgtgagagagagataaaagtgAGGAATGTGTTTAGTTCGCTTTATCATACAGTGTGCACATGCTCACAAACCTACTCTGTACaatttccaacacacacacacactcagtcatgcTTGTTGTTAGGACACTGTGTTGTGTACATAATGACTGGCCAGTTTATTAAGAACTCGCACAATCCTGCACGTGCAACTCAAAATCCTCAGTTAAAGTTCACAAAGTTCATGTGGGATTTctgtgactttaaaaaaaaatgtttttatggtttttaataaaaaaagaagaaaatgaaaatacaacAAATGTTAAGAACTTTATTAGCCGTATTTACTTAAAAGATTCAATGCTGTCAAGTATTTAAAACGCCTCATAATAATTAAggaatatatgtaaatatttactaattacatataataattCAAGAATAATTCACTCCACAGTCACTACACCAgcggtggccaaccagtcaagacacacacacacacacacacacacacacacacacacacctctgctcagccagatttattgtaaatgtcacacaccaacatgatAGTGACAGAAATGGACTCCTACAGTACTAAGACCAcaggccagtcattttcaacaatgaacattgtgtctcacacacacaaactctcagttcaaccaagtccacaaacaaaaatataataatttacagtagtgtttttcttttactatacaTGTTGTTTAGTGGGACTTCTGCCATTCCAGGTCAGAGTGCAACTGAGATTCATATCCGTGTCACTGAGGCATTTATAATGAACTCCCCTTTATTGTGTGGCTTTTTAGCTTGTGTAATGTCCCAAACCAGTTAAAACTGTATCTGCTTTTCTGCCTGACTTCTCAAAGTTACCAACTTGTGTTTGAGAAGTTCAGTGCCTTTTTGTAATTCCTGGTTGATGTTAGCATGGAGTGATCTGAAGTGGTGCTGAAGATTTGAAATGCTCTAATGACGCCTGACATGAAGCAGAATGACGTCATTACATTCAACAAAAAATATCAACTCTCCCATTCTGTTAAAAACGTCCTGTGTTCAGCTTCATATTTTCgttttgctgtgcattttttccctGCTGCCATTTTAAAAGCGAatttgtcacaaattgttacttaaAATGCAAGTGAACAATTTGCATATAGAAGTTTGTGGTTTTTGtgcaaacacaaacttcgatatgaacgttaGAGCCGCATGCTGCTC comes from the Silurus meridionalis isolate SWU-2019-XX chromosome 3, ASM1480568v1, whole genome shotgun sequence genome and includes:
- the LOC124379879 gene encoding integral membrane protein 2B-like — translated: MVKVTFNSALAQKEVKKDSETLIPDDKDPEAAQVVSQPSRAWCWCFYLGLALMLSGVIVGGAYLYRYYVLEEGQVFVCGVKYREENYRIQEENDDMEEPAVGLRRIDEIVQVLEDEEVELINIPVPKFSDSDPAVIVHDFKRRLTAYLDLSLDKCYVIPLNTSVVMPPHDLVDLLAKLKAGTYLPQTYLLHEQMIVTEKMDDIKPLGSYIYKVCRNKDTYKLQRRDTILGLQKREALNCRKIRHFENHFAMETMICEL